One window of Chryseobacterium indologenes genomic DNA carries:
- a CDS encoding SusC/RagA family TonB-linked outer membrane protein, with the protein MKKTLATFAVFLLPLYFSAQEINISGNVKSENGSSVSGVNITDKNTGKTATTDENGNFTISANPKDILEFFAPDFSVYTVEVSSKKQYSVVLKKPNEKQIEGVVITALGIAKKKEKIGYSTQEVGTKQFETITTPSIGNLFSGQVAGLNVSNPTGMQQAPQFTLRGNSNVVFVIDGVIVEKEVFQNLDPNNIENINVLKGATASALYGSRGRYGAVLITTKSAKKKGFSVEFSQNTMITGGFTNLPKTQTEYGNGSHGKYEFWDGADGGVNDGDMIWGPKFIPGLQIAQWNSPIRDKVTGQVVPWYGAVTGTQYDDKSRYERVPIDWKYHDNLSTFLKPAVINNNNFAISYRDNKDIYRFSGNFMNYDDRVPNSYLQKYGINFSSENHLGDKLIFDTKFNFNQAFTPNIPNYDYNPSGHMYTILIWMGGDVDGKALKNHMWIPGKEGRAQANWNYAWYNNPWFGAEYYKNQNRTNIINAQTGLEYKATQDLSVKGKISIVENHSKTEILSPYSYFNYSAPRSGGYILKDNKTWNLNYDVLATYKKKISENFDFTINAGGSAFYFKNNNNERSTDGLKIPEVYTFENSIGALKNYTYLKEKLIYSAYSTIDIGLYNAFFINISGRNDWSSTLPKANRSYFYPSASISAVISNLVKLPESINMLKLSASWAKVAYDFQPYSIRNYYLNNQGITFNGNPTYYYPTTLNVENSLKPEQTKSYELGLSAGFLNNRITLDATYFRTLDYNNILQFPAAESSGFTSQYVNGNEYTTKGFEVSLGLVPVKTADFSWKTLINWSTYEQKLASIYDNMPNYQNIKLGERMDSYYDYTWQKSPDGKVILDANSGMPTRANAPSNLGHFNPDWTFGFNNTFKYKKFTLNIGIDGSIGGVMRSQVVEKMWWGGKHPNSVAYRDLEYANPGTYYFVPDGVNYNPATGLYTPHTKAISFQDWAQNYPYQARVTQDESEEFANVFDRTFIKLRSVVLEYDFSYLLNPKGMVKGFTANISAYNLAMWKKSKNLYSDPDFQIRSGRSGDIANDIQDPSSRWFGIGFNLKF; encoded by the coding sequence ATGAAGAAGACTCTAGCTACTTTTGCCGTTTTTTTACTTCCTCTATATTTTTCCGCACAGGAAATCAATATTTCCGGAAATGTAAAATCAGAAAACGGCTCTAGCGTTTCCGGTGTAAACATCACCGACAAAAATACAGGAAAGACTGCTACTACAGATGAAAATGGTAATTTTACCATTTCTGCAAACCCAAAAGACATTCTTGAGTTTTTTGCTCCTGATTTTTCTGTTTATACCGTTGAGGTCTCTTCAAAAAAACAGTATTCTGTTGTCTTAAAAAAGCCAAACGAAAAGCAGATTGAAGGCGTTGTTATTACAGCATTGGGTATTGCCAAAAAGAAAGAAAAAATCGGTTATTCCACTCAGGAAGTAGGGACCAAGCAATTTGAAACCATCACAACACCGAGTATTGGTAATTTATTCTCAGGACAGGTTGCCGGTCTAAATGTTTCCAACCCAACAGGAATGCAGCAGGCACCACAGTTTACTCTTAGAGGAAATTCCAATGTGGTTTTTGTCATTGACGGAGTGATTGTGGAAAAGGAAGTTTTCCAGAATTTAGATCCTAACAATATTGAAAACATTAACGTACTGAAAGGAGCCACCGCTTCTGCACTGTATGGTTCCAGAGGCCGTTACGGAGCGGTTCTGATTACAACAAAATCAGCTAAGAAGAAAGGATTCTCCGTAGAATTTTCACAAAATACCATGATTACAGGAGGATTTACCAATCTCCCGAAAACCCAGACTGAATATGGAAACGGTTCTCACGGAAAGTATGAATTCTGGGATGGAGCCGATGGCGGTGTGAATGACGGGGATATGATCTGGGGACCAAAATTTATCCCGGGTTTACAGATTGCCCAGTGGAACAGCCCTATCAGAGATAAAGTAACCGGACAGGTGGTTCCATGGTATGGAGCTGTGACAGGAACTCAATATGATGATAAATCAAGGTATGAAAGAGTTCCTATTGACTGGAAATACCACGATAACTTAAGTACTTTCTTAAAGCCTGCAGTGATTAATAATAATAATTTTGCGATCAGCTACAGAGATAATAAAGATATATACAGATTCTCCGGAAATTTCATGAATTATGATGACAGAGTACCGAATTCTTATCTTCAGAAATATGGAATCAACTTCTCTTCTGAAAACCACCTTGGAGATAAATTAATCTTTGACACAAAATTCAATTTCAACCAGGCTTTTACGCCCAATATTCCTAACTACGATTACAATCCAAGCGGACACATGTATACCATCCTGATCTGGATGGGAGGTGATGTAGACGGAAAGGCACTGAAAAATCATATGTGGATTCCTGGAAAGGAAGGGAGAGCACAGGCCAACTGGAACTATGCATGGTACAACAATCCATGGTTCGGAGCGGAGTATTATAAAAATCAGAACAGAACTAATATAATTAATGCTCAGACAGGATTAGAATATAAGGCTACTCAGGATCTTTCGGTAAAAGGAAAAATATCCATCGTGGAAAACCACAGCAAAACGGAAATATTAAGTCCTTATTCTTATTTCAATTACAGCGCGCCAAGAAGCGGAGGATATATTCTGAAAGATAATAAAACATGGAATCTTAACTATGACGTTCTGGCTACTTACAAGAAAAAGATCTCTGAAAACTTTGATTTCACCATCAATGCCGGAGGTTCAGCTTTTTATTTCAAAAACAATAACAATGAGAGATCTACAGACGGATTAAAAATTCCTGAAGTATACACCTTTGAAAACTCAATCGGAGCACTTAAAAATTATACCTATCTGAAGGAAAAGTTGATTTACAGTGCATACTCAACCATTGATATCGGATTGTACAATGCTTTCTTCATCAATATTTCAGGACGTAATGACTGGTCTTCTACGCTTCCTAAAGCTAACAGATCTTACTTCTATCCTTCTGCATCCATCAGTGCTGTTATTTCAAACCTTGTAAAATTACCGGAGTCTATCAATATGCTGAAGCTTTCTGCTTCATGGGCTAAAGTGGCGTATGACTTCCAGCCTTATTCCATCAGAAATTATTATCTGAATAACCAGGGAATTACTTTCAATGGAAATCCTACGTATTATTATCCTACCACTCTGAATGTAGAAAACTCTCTGAAACCTGAGCAGACAAAATCTTATGAATTAGGATTAAGCGCAGGCTTCCTGAATAACAGAATTACTTTAGATGCCACTTATTTCAGAACGCTTGATTATAATAATATTCTCCAGTTCCCGGCGGCAGAATCATCAGGATTCACGTCACAATATGTAAACGGGAATGAATACACCACCAAAGGATTTGAAGTTTCTCTTGGTTTGGTTCCGGTAAAAACGGCCGATTTCAGTTGGAAAACCTTGATCAACTGGAGCACGTATGAACAAAAACTGGCTTCCATTTATGATAATATGCCCAACTATCAAAACATTAAGCTGGGTGAAAGAATGGACAGCTATTACGATTACACATGGCAAAAGTCTCCGGACGGAAAAGTCATTCTTGATGCCAATTCAGGGATGCCGACAAGAGCCAATGCTCCAAGTAATTTAGGTCATTTCAATCCGGACTGGACTTTCGGTTTCAATAACACCTTTAAGTATAAAAAGTTCACTTTAAACATCGGGATAGACGGCAGTATCGGAGGTGTGATGAGATCGCAGGTTGTTGAAAAGATGTGGTGGGGAGGAAAACATCCTAATTCCGTAGCCTACAGAGATCTTGAATATGCGAATCCGGGAACGTATTATTTTGTACCGGATGGTGTTAATTATAATCCTGCAACCGGACTTTATACTCCACACACCAAAGCGATCAGCTTCCAGGACTGGGCACAGAATTATCCATATCAGGCAAGAGTAACGCAGGATGAAAGTGAAGAGTTTGCAAACGTTTTTGACAGAACTTTCATCAAGCTGAGGTCTGTAGTATTGGAATATGATTTCTCATATCTGCTTAATCCGAAAGGAATGGTAAAAGGATTCACCGCCAATATTTCTGCCTATAATTTAGCCATGTGG
- a CDS encoding SusC/RagA family TonB-linked outer membrane protein — MNVFKIPVSVTYLTGRVLLIGAISASPMFLAQKKDSLKEKSIDEIVVVGYGTQKKSKVSGAVSEASLDKLTSRSLSGVGEVLQGKAPGVTVVNEGGDPNGSPKVNIRGLGGINGETPLYVVDGVVFNGTPSINPNDIQDISVLKDASAAIYGARSSGGVILITTKKGKKGNLTVDFDVKYGVNQAWRLKESLNAAEFQDVMYKAYENAGKLGSLPIAFNPNQYPDGRITRTDWMKEIFRTGTIQEYNVNLSGGSEKSRYFVGMNHRNLEGILLNTQAKRYNFRVNSEHKVKDWLTIGENMYYNYSDGNTADTKSGYTGALVAAMYYPPNVPVYTPSGAFSGLPIDVAGGYGDMINPVAYLKRISIRNPTHEILINPYVEITLAKDLKFRSNFAQTFKLGNVKEFNSRVLEVGKIFDTNSLEYQSNNVSTSLAEQLLTYKLTEGKHNFDFLAGLTFQKTTEEGFRAKTFDFRSEAEAFRYLQNAADTNKEADSYKYKSALTSYLARVNYDYAGKYMISLLGRRDGTSLVSKEKHFSDYYSISGGWMVSKENFLKNILWLSTLKLRGSYGILGNLGGVSYQAVNPLMTRDNNVIFGQDPSQNIAYYATTRPNPDLKWGKSEQTNFGVDASFLHNSLSLQFDYFVKNSKDQIFNVSLPSTATYNNQYVNAGLFQDKGYELGINYNKVVSDEFTFSVGATINQLKNTVKQLANVDEIFINDNGVRGVLKPTRVKVGDPLYSFYGYKTGGIFQTQEEINNYKDANGNLIQPNAKPGDIKFLKKEGNTGVLNNNDFVNLGSPYPKFSYGFSYNMTWKNFDLNLFFQGVYGNKIFNGMKFISLNPGGTGQNYNMDKDILNAWTPQNTNTDIPRLVHGDPSGNYSKVSDFYVEDGSYLRLKNLTIGYSLPKELYHKLDVNKVRVYVTTNNLFTITKYTGFDPEVGMNSYGVDTGRYPQARSFIFGVEIGL, encoded by the coding sequence ATGAATGTATTTAAAATCCCTGTATCTGTAACTTATTTAACGGGTAGGGTATTACTTATTGGTGCAATATCAGCTTCACCGATGTTCCTCGCTCAGAAAAAAGACAGCTTAAAAGAAAAATCCATCGACGAGATTGTTGTTGTTGGATATGGAACACAGAAAAAAAGTAAAGTTTCCGGCGCTGTTTCCGAGGCTTCGCTGGATAAGCTTACTTCCAGATCATTGTCTGGCGTAGGAGAAGTTCTTCAGGGGAAAGCTCCCGGAGTAACTGTAGTGAATGAAGGTGGAGATCCTAACGGCTCACCTAAAGTAAATATTCGTGGTCTGGGGGGAATCAATGGAGAAACTCCTTTGTATGTAGTAGACGGAGTAGTTTTTAATGGAACACCGTCTATTAATCCAAATGATATTCAGGATATTTCTGTGCTTAAAGATGCTTCTGCAGCCATTTACGGAGCAAGATCTTCCGGAGGGGTTATTCTTATTACTACTAAAAAAGGGAAAAAAGGAAATCTTACGGTAGACTTTGATGTGAAATACGGTGTAAACCAGGCATGGAGATTAAAAGAATCTCTGAATGCAGCGGAGTTTCAGGATGTGATGTACAAGGCCTATGAAAATGCCGGAAAACTTGGAAGCTTACCAATAGCTTTTAACCCTAATCAATATCCGGACGGAAGAATTACCAGAACAGACTGGATGAAAGAAATTTTCAGAACAGGAACGATTCAGGAATACAATGTCAACTTAAGCGGAGGAAGTGAGAAGTCCAGATATTTTGTGGGAATGAACCACAGAAATCTGGAAGGGATCTTATTGAATACTCAGGCAAAACGATATAACTTCAGAGTTAATTCTGAACATAAAGTAAAAGACTGGTTAACGATCGGAGAAAATATGTACTATAACTACTCAGACGGAAATACAGCAGATACCAAAAGTGGGTATACAGGAGCTTTGGTGGCAGCTATGTACTATCCGCCGAATGTTCCGGTATATACGCCGAGTGGTGCATTTTCCGGATTGCCCATTGATGTGGCAGGTGGATATGGAGATATGATCAACCCTGTTGCTTATCTTAAAAGGATCAGCATCAGAAACCCTACCCATGAGATTTTGATCAACCCTTATGTGGAAATTACTTTGGCCAAAGATTTAAAATTCCGTTCCAATTTTGCTCAGACATTTAAACTAGGAAATGTAAAGGAGTTTAATTCCAGAGTATTGGAAGTAGGAAAGATTTTTGATACCAACAGCCTGGAATATCAATCCAATAATGTATCTACTTCTCTTGCTGAGCAGCTTCTTACGTATAAATTAACGGAAGGAAAACATAATTTTGACTTCCTTGCAGGTTTAACATTCCAGAAAACAACTGAAGAAGGATTCCGTGCAAAGACTTTTGATTTCAGAAGTGAGGCGGAAGCTTTCAGATATCTTCAGAATGCGGCAGATACCAATAAAGAAGCTGACAGTTATAAATACAAAAGTGCTTTAACTTCTTATCTGGCAAGGGTGAACTATGACTATGCCGGAAAATATATGATTAGTCTGCTGGGAAGAAGAGACGGAACTTCTTTGGTTTCTAAAGAAAAACACTTTTCGGATTATTACTCAATTTCAGGAGGATGGATGGTCTCTAAAGAAAATTTTCTGAAAAATATTTTATGGCTTTCCACTCTGAAATTGAGAGGAAGCTATGGAATTTTAGGAAATCTTGGTGGAGTCTCCTACCAGGCTGTAAATCCTTTGATGACCAGAGATAATAATGTCATTTTCGGTCAGGATCCTTCTCAGAACATTGCTTATTATGCTACCACACGTCCAAACCCGGATCTGAAATGGGGGAAATCTGAGCAGACTAACTTCGGGGTGGATGCTTCATTCCTTCACAACAGCCTTTCCTTACAGTTTGATTATTTCGTAAAGAATTCCAAAGATCAGATCTTCAACGTAAGCTTACCAAGTACGGCAACGTATAATAATCAGTATGTGAATGCAGGGTTATTCCAGGATAAAGGATACGAATTGGGTATAAATTATAACAAGGTGGTTTCAGATGAATTTACGTTCTCAGTTGGAGCTACGATAAATCAACTAAAAAACACGGTGAAGCAGCTTGCCAATGTAGATGAGATCTTTATCAATGATAATGGAGTAAGAGGCGTATTGAAACCAACCCGTGTGAAAGTAGGTGATCCTTTGTATTCTTTCTATGGTTATAAGACGGGAGGAATTTTCCAGACTCAGGAAGAAATCAACAATTATAAAGATGCCAACGGAAATCTTATCCAGCCGAATGCTAAGCCGGGAGATATCAAATTCCTGAAAAAAGAAGGAAATACGGGAGTGCTTAATAATAATGATTTTGTCAATCTTGGAAGCCCATATCCTAAGTTCTCTTATGGGTTCTCTTACAATATGACCTGGAAAAACTTTGATCTGAATTTATTCTTCCAGGGAGTATACGGAAATAAAATATTCAACGGAATGAAGTTTATTTCTTTGAACCCGGGTGGAACAGGGCAGAACTATAATATGGATAAAGATATCCTGAATGCATGGACTCCTCAGAATACAAACACTGATATTCCAAGACTGGTACACGGTGATCCAAGCGGTAATTATTCCAAAGTATCAGATTTCTATGTGGAAGACGGATCTTATTTAAGACTGAAGAACCTTACCATCGGATATTCATTACCAAAAGAATTGTACCATAAACTGGATGTAAACAAAGTGAGAGTGTATGTAACCACCAACAACCTGTTTACGATAACGAAATATACAGGATTTGATCCTGAAGTAGGGATGAATTCCTATGGTGTAGATACCGGAAGATATCCTCAGGCACGCTCATTCATCTTTGGGGTGGAGATCGGTTTATAA
- a CDS encoding SDR family oxidoreductase, giving the protein MTIIITGTSSGIGFALAEYFGKKGHKVYGLSRKHTESQYFKSIPTDVTDNTAIQNAIAEVLKIETKIDVLINNAGMGMVGAVEDSTKEDILKLFSLNLAGPVQMMSAVLPKMREHKFGKIINVSSIGSEMGLPFRGFYSASKSALDKVTEAMRYEVYPWNIDVCSLHLGDIKTNIADNRVIAQVSQPYKNVFDKVYALMNSHVNDGTEPLEVAEYIEKLLAKNKWKAHYYFGKFGQKIGVPLKWILPQGTYENLMKKYNKLD; this is encoded by the coding sequence ATGACCATCATTATTACAGGAACCTCATCAGGAATCGGGTTTGCATTGGCCGAATATTTTGGTAAAAAAGGACATAAAGTATACGGACTAAGTAGAAAGCATACAGAAAGCCAGTACTTCAAATCTATCCCCACTGATGTTACTGATAACACCGCGATTCAGAATGCAATCGCTGAGGTTTTAAAAATAGAAACTAAAATTGACGTTCTGATCAATAATGCCGGAATGGGAATGGTAGGTGCCGTAGAAGATTCCACAAAAGAAGATATTCTTAAACTTTTCAGTCTGAATCTTGCCGGACCTGTACAAATGATGAGTGCCGTTCTTCCGAAAATGCGTGAGCACAAATTTGGAAAAATCATCAATGTTTCCAGTATCGGAAGTGAAATGGGTCTGCCTTTCCGTGGATTTTATTCAGCTTCAAAATCTGCTCTGGATAAGGTAACGGAAGCCATGAGATATGAAGTATACCCATGGAATATTGATGTATGTTCTCTGCATCTGGGCGATATCAAAACCAATATTGCGGACAACAGAGTTATTGCACAGGTTTCCCAGCCCTACAAAAACGTTTTCGACAAAGTATATGCTCTGATGAATTCCCATGTGAATGACGGAACAGAGCCATTGGAAGTAGCAGAATACATTGAAAAACTTTTAGCGAAAAATAAATGGAAAGCTCATTATTATTTTGGTAAATTCGGGCAGAAAATCGGCGTTCCTTTGAAATGGATTCTTCCACAGGGAACTTATGAAAATTTGATGAAGAAGTATAATAAACTGGATTAG